In Papilio machaon chromosome W, ilPapMach1.1, whole genome shotgun sequence, a single genomic region encodes these proteins:
- the LOC123723204 gene encoding myb-like protein V, translating into MNGGVNGSMEEVMEVSHPTSPKGKQLTSEDNELDNCSETSTSAEVHNHVNITEELTTEDTLTCSTENDSENSDKLCDVKIPNTEEGEYSQSESPMENQCNISTEPSPAAPDTEFTRSADIENDKFDGENSETEE; encoded by the coding sequence ATGAATGGGGGAGTGAATGGCAGTATGGAGGAAGTAATGGAGGTATCACATCCAACCTCCCCTAAGGGCAAGCAACTTACCTCTGAAGACAATGAGCTGGACAACTGCAGTGAAACCAGCACCAGTGCCGAGGTACACAATCATGTGAACATTACTGAGGAGCTAACAACTGAAGATACATTGACTTGCTCAACAGAAAATGATAGCGAAAATAGTGATAAATTATGTGATGTAAAGATACCAAATACAGAAGAGGGGGAGTATTCTCAAAGTGAGAGTCCCATGGAAAATCAATGTAACATTAGTACTGAGCCAAGTCCTGCAGCTCCAGATACTGAGTTCACCAGATCTGCTGATATAGAAAACGATAAATTTGATGGTGAAAACAGTGAAACTGAGGAATAG